A part of Thermus oshimai DSM 12092 genomic DNA contains:
- a CDS encoding TAXI family TRAP transporter solute-binding subunit → MRPWLLALLALFGLALAQKPRVVIATGGVGGVYFYYGTALAEIWNKAGVAEAQATQTAASIDNLLLLENRTGGGTYYCGTVLPDSAYLAYTGGHERFKDKPAKNVRILFAMYPNYLHIVTREGAGIRVVQDLKGKRVSTGAPGSGTEVEALLVLQAAGLSPKDFAKQERLGAQESANALSEGTIDAFFWSGGLPTGAITELSAALARKGQRIYLVPLDPKSTVVQTFQKRFPGLAGPGVIPKAVYGARADTPTLTFWNLFVCPASLPEEAAYALTKATFEGLEALRAAVAAARDTTLQNAVRFVGGTIPYHEGALRYFREAGALK, encoded by the coding sequence ATGAGACCCTGGTTGCTCGCCCTGCTGGCCCTCTTTGGCCTGGCCCTGGCCCAGAAGCCCCGGGTGGTCATCGCCACCGGGGGGGTGGGCGGGGTCTACTTCTACTACGGCACCGCCCTGGCGGAGATCTGGAACAAGGCGGGGGTGGCGGAGGCCCAGGCCACCCAGACCGCGGCCTCCATAGACAACCTCCTCCTCCTGGAAAACCGCACGGGCGGGGGCACCTACTACTGCGGCACGGTGCTCCCCGACTCCGCCTACCTGGCCTACACCGGAGGGCACGAGCGCTTCAAGGACAAGCCCGCCAAGAACGTGCGCATCCTCTTCGCCATGTACCCCAACTACCTCCACATCGTCACCCGGGAGGGGGCGGGGATCCGGGTGGTGCAGGACCTTAAGGGCAAGCGGGTCTCCACCGGGGCCCCGGGCTCGGGCACGGAGGTGGAGGCCCTCCTCGTCCTCCAGGCCGCGGGGCTTTCCCCCAAGGACTTCGCCAAGCAGGAGCGCCTGGGGGCCCAGGAAAGCGCCAACGCCCTCTCCGAGGGCACCATAGACGCCTTCTTCTGGTCTGGGGGCCTGCCCACGGGGGCCATCACCGAGCTCTCCGCCGCCTTGGCCCGCAAGGGGCAGCGGATCTACCTGGTGCCCCTAGACCCCAAGAGCACCGTGGTCCAGACCTTCCAGAAGCGCTTCCCCGGCCTCGCGGGCCCCGGGGTCATCCCCAAGGCGGTCTACGGGGCCCGGGCCGACACCCCCACCCTCACCTTCTGGAACCTCTTCGTCTGCCCAGCAAGCCTCCCGGAGGAAGCGGCCTACGCCCTCACCAAGGCCACCTTTGAGGGCCTCGAGGCCCTCCGCGCCGCGGTGGCCGCGGCCCGGGACACCACCCTGCAGAACGCCGTGCGCTTCGTGGGGGGCACCATCCCCTACCACGAGGGGGCCCTGCGCTACTTCCGGGAAGCGGGCGCTTTGAAGTAG
- a CDS encoding TRAP transporter permease: protein MAEVHASLPPSPLGRLTRGILILGSLYSLYLVLHPFTPLAQAHINLLDIVQLQRSTHVLFLLLGAYLVSFFAPPRKATLGSWAFLLFSLVPLYAFLFPKPPAMALPLEVRLFGLFVWAVSVLPAVAPPLQRPTALLGALLALLPAWYQARYFEELVYRAVIPEAWDAGMSLSLILLLLGVVYRLLGPVMPVLVLFFFSYNLHAQAFPGPFRGTPQPIDLLLGKTFNETEAGIYGLITGVSAKYLVYFTLLSGMITALGLGRVVANLALALVGKSPATPGRVTGLAGVFMGMFSGSGAADTQFVSALTKPLYEKSGYDRLVAAGIAATAGTIALIMPPIMGSIAFIMVEILEIPYLKVMIMALGPALLYLLAILAFNEFYARKAGLKAVAVELGMGRRAYALRYSPIFLPILLIVVLLYLGYEVRTAASLALVGFILLAYLDPTLRPKGVGPLFQGLEEGFRSLLPIGTAVTSANLIFAMMVISGLPSKFSQLLQQVSGESLLLATLITAIFSLVLGMGVPPTATYVLTSALTAPAIIALARENGIPDQAAVYATHMFLFYYAVLADVTPPVALSAYAAASVFGTHPLPTGVYAARVALSKYLIGFFFLLSYTGTGLLILPLLETAPPGEAWPIILERFLAVAAGIVYLSAATAGYTRRPLARLESWLLGLLALLLFVPQSTLNLVAFLLGLPFFLKKGLTGKGQGA, encoded by the coding sequence ATGGCCGAAGTCCACGCTTCCCTACCCCCAAGCCCCCTAGGGCGGCTTACCCGAGGGATTCTTATCCTGGGTTCCCTCTACAGCCTCTACCTGGTCCTCCACCCCTTCACCCCCCTGGCCCAGGCCCACATCAACCTCCTGGACATCGTCCAGCTCCAGCGGAGCACCCACGTCCTCTTCCTCCTCCTCGGGGCCTATTTGGTGAGCTTCTTCGCCCCGCCCCGGAAGGCCACCTTGGGGTCTTGGGCCTTCCTCCTCTTCAGCCTGGTGCCCCTCTACGCCTTCCTCTTCCCCAAGCCCCCCGCCATGGCCCTCCCCCTGGAGGTGCGGCTCTTTGGGCTTTTCGTCTGGGCCGTGTCCGTCCTGCCCGCGGTGGCGCCCCCGCTCCAGCGCCCCACCGCCCTCCTCGGGGCCCTTTTAGCCCTCCTTCCCGCCTGGTACCAGGCCCGCTACTTTGAGGAGCTGGTGTACCGGGCGGTGATCCCCGAGGCCTGGGACGCGGGGATGAGCCTCTCCCTCATCCTCCTCCTCCTCGGGGTGGTCTACCGCCTATTGGGCCCGGTAATGCCGGTTCTGGTCCTCTTCTTCTTCAGCTACAACCTCCACGCCCAGGCCTTCCCCGGGCCCTTCCGGGGCACCCCCCAACCCATAGACCTCCTCCTGGGCAAGACCTTCAACGAGACGGAGGCCGGCATCTACGGCCTCATCACGGGGGTTTCCGCCAAGTACCTGGTCTACTTCACCCTCCTTTCGGGGATGATCACCGCCTTAGGCCTCGGCCGGGTGGTGGCCAACCTGGCCCTGGCCCTGGTGGGCAAAAGCCCCGCCACCCCGGGCCGGGTCACGGGCCTGGCCGGGGTCTTCATGGGCATGTTCTCCGGCTCGGGGGCCGCGGACACCCAGTTCGTCTCCGCCCTCACCAAGCCCCTTTACGAGAAGTCCGGCTACGACCGCCTGGTGGCCGCAGGGATCGCCGCCACCGCGGGGACCATCGCCCTCATCATGCCCCCCATCATGGGCAGCATCGCCTTCATCATGGTGGAGATCCTGGAGATCCCCTACCTGAAGGTGATGATCATGGCCCTGGGGCCGGCCCTCCTCTACCTTCTCGCCATCCTGGCCTTCAACGAGTTCTACGCCCGCAAGGCGGGCCTGAAGGCGGTGGCGGTGGAGCTGGGGATGGGGCGGCGGGCCTACGCCCTACGGTATAGCCCCATCTTCCTCCCCATCCTCCTCATCGTGGTCCTCCTCTACCTGGGCTACGAGGTGCGCACCGCGGCCAGCCTGGCCCTCGTGGGCTTCATCCTCCTCGCTTACCTGGACCCCACCTTGAGGCCCAAAGGGGTGGGCCCCCTCTTCCAGGGCCTGGAGGAAGGCTTCCGTAGCCTCCTTCCCATCGGCACCGCGGTGACCTCGGCCAACCTCATCTTCGCCATGATGGTCATCTCCGGCCTGCCCTCCAAGTTCAGCCAGCTCCTGCAGCAGGTTTCGGGGGAAAGCCTCCTCCTGGCCACCCTCATCACCGCTATCTTCAGCCTGGTCCTGGGCATGGGGGTGCCCCCCACGGCCACCTACGTGCTCACCTCCGCCCTCACCGCCCCGGCCATCATCGCCCTGGCCAGGGAAAACGGCATCCCCGACCAGGCCGCGGTCTACGCCACCCACATGTTCCTCTTCTACTACGCCGTCCTGGCGGACGTGACGCCCCCCGTGGCCCTTTCCGCCTACGCCGCGGCCAGCGTCTTCGGCACCCACCCCCTGCCCACGGGGGTCTACGCCGCCCGGGTGGCCCTCTCCAAATACCTCATCGGCTTCTTCTTCCTCCTCTCCTACACCGGCACCGGCCTCCTCATCCTCCCCTTGCTGGAAACCGCCCCCCCAGGGGAGGCCTGGCCCATCATCCTGGAGCGCTTCCTGGCCGTGGCCGCAGGCATCGTCTACCTCTCCGCCGCCACCGCGGGCTACACCAGAAGGCCCCTGGCCCGCCTCGAGTCCTGGCTCCTGGGCCTCCTCGCCCTCCTCCTCTTCGTCCCCCAAAGCACCCTCAACCTGGTGGCCTTCCTCCTGGGCCTCCCCTTCTTCCTCAAGAAGGGCTTGACGGGAAAGGGGCAAGGGGCTTAG
- a CDS encoding TAXI family TRAP transporter solute-binding subunit, translating into MRSALILGVALVLGAGLAQKPKVVIGTGSTGGVFFYYGTALADIYNKAGVAEFQPVQTGGSYDNLLLLRDRTDPKANTYYCALTTTDSAYVAYTGEEPRFKAKPAKEQRVLFYMYPSFIHIVTSEKSGIKVLQDLKGKRVSTGQPGSSTENLALLVLQAAGVKPESFAKRERLPVAEGAKALAEGTLDAFFWVGGVPTGSIVELGQTLARKGDRVYLIPIDPKSTTAQVALKRFPGLLDPTVVPKSVYGTRTDVPGLNTGNILVCPESLPQEVAHAMMKATFDNLQTLRSAVAAAKDTSVANTAKLYGKFIIPFHPGAERYLKEVGAVK; encoded by the coding sequence ATGAGAAGCGCGCTTATCTTAGGGGTGGCCCTGGTGCTTGGCGCCGGGCTTGCGCAGAAGCCCAAGGTGGTCATCGGCACGGGGAGCACGGGCGGGGTCTTCTTCTACTACGGCACCGCCTTGGCGGACATCTACAACAAGGCCGGGGTGGCGGAGTTCCAACCCGTCCAGACCGGGGGCTCCTACGACAACCTCCTCCTCCTCCGCGACCGGACGGACCCCAAGGCCAACACCTACTACTGCGCCCTCACCACCACCGACTCCGCCTACGTGGCCTACACCGGGGAGGAACCCCGCTTCAAGGCCAAGCCCGCCAAGGAACAGCGGGTTCTCTTCTACATGTACCCCTCCTTCATCCACATCGTCACCAGCGAAAAAAGCGGCATCAAGGTCCTCCAGGACCTCAAGGGCAAGCGGGTCTCCACCGGCCAGCCCGGCTCCAGCACGGAGAACCTGGCCCTCCTCGTCCTCCAGGCCGCAGGGGTGAAGCCCGAAAGCTTCGCCAAGCGGGAGCGCCTCCCGGTGGCCGAGGGGGCCAAGGCCCTGGCGGAGGGCACCCTGGACGCCTTCTTCTGGGTGGGCGGGGTGCCCACGGGCTCCATCGTGGAGCTGGGCCAGACCCTGGCCCGCAAGGGGGACCGGGTCTACCTCATCCCCATTGACCCCAAGAGCACCACCGCCCAGGTGGCCCTGAAGCGCTTCCCGGGCCTTTTAGACCCCACGGTGGTCCCCAAGAGCGTCTACGGCACCCGCACGGACGTGCCCGGCCTGAACACCGGCAACATCCTGGTCTGCCCGGAAAGCCTGCCCCAGGAGGTGGCCCACGCCATGATGAAGGCCACCTTTGACAACCTCCAGACCCTGAGAAGCGCGGTGGCCGCGGCCAAGGACACCTCCGTGGCCAACACCGCCAAGCTTTACGGGAAGTTCATCATCCCCTTCCACCCCGGGGCTGAGCGGTACCTGAAGGAAGTAGGCGCGGTGAAGTAA